Part of the Salinimonas lutimaris genome, CGTTTCTACTGAAAATAAATATCCAGATCCGAATAACCTGCTAGATAAGGTCAAAATGGATTTGTACGTAACCATGCCGATTGAACAAAAAGTTAAAGAGGTCATATCTTTATTAAATGAGCAGCCTCGACAAGTCTTTTTCTTATGCGGTAGCAGTGGGGATGGTAAGTCTGAGTTGCTGGTTAATACCATCGATGAAGCTGAGGATCATGTTCGCTTCCATCTCGATGCAACCCACAGTTTTGACCCTCATGAAAATGCCGTGCAAACTCTTGATAAACTGTTTGACGAATTTGAGCAAGGGGAGCTTTCTTTAGTTGTTGGTATTAATGTCGGCATGTTGGGTAATTACGAACAAGAAGGGCGAAATGCGCTTTTCAAATCAGCAATAAAGGCTTATCAGCATAATAAGACAGGAGTGGCTGGTTTTACCTTTGTTAGCTTTGAAGACTATCCGAAATTTCAAATCACCCCAAACGGATTCCAAGCCGATTTTGCTCGCAAGATTATGGCTCGCATTACGTCACCCGATTCATTGTTGTTTAAAATCTATCAGCAAGAGTGCGCTAATCAACCTGATGCCAAAAGCCAACGCATAGTAATAAATTACCGTCTACTTTGTTTGCCAGAAGTGCAGGACGTTATCGTTGAGTTACTGTTTAAAGCCCGTTTGGTGCGAGACCAGTTTCTTACTGCCAGGGGGCTGTTAGATTTTGTCTATCAATTACTTACTGGTGCTAGCTATTTGTTCGATAACCTATTCAGCGGTGGCGACAATGAGCTGGCTGATAAGTTAGTTGAATTTGACCCGGCATTACTGCGCACTAAAGCGATAGATCGCTTTTTAATGGGGGCAGATCTTAAACTGGAAAATAAACAATTTGATGCGTTCTGTATTGAAGTCGCAGAAAAATATGATCTTCCCAACCTTTCGAATCCAAAGTCGTATATCAGATTGTTTTACTTGCTGAAAAGTAGGGAATTTGAGGCTAATTTCTCTCTGCAGTTTCAGCGAGATTTTGTACAACACCTACTTAGTGATTATCTCGATGTTTATCGAGCGCATGTTTTTTATGAGGACACACCCACGTGTAGGGAGAAGCTCAAAGCCTTTTACAATAAAAAGCTAATATCAGCGTTGCGCCTTTATATCAACCGTAATGCTCCGCAACTTTCTAACAAGCAGTTTCTCGTAGCGCAACTTGATAATTACAAAATAGCGGCACAGCTCGATATAAAGCCTGATATCGCAGCAATTAAAGCCAATAAGGCGGTTAAACCAAATACTTTTTTTGCTCATCTAAAAGTCGGGAAGGAATTATTAGCGGTTGAGGTCAACATTAACCTGTTTGAGTTGCTCGATCGGATTAATGCCGGATATCGGCCGAGCAAGAATGACCGCAGTGCGGTTATTCTACTTAACGAAGTTGCTGGTAAAATCGCCCTTATTGCCCGCGAGTCCAGCGAATTGCTGATCAGTTCAGAGTCTGCACAATATAAGTTCAGCCTGGATGACGACTACATTGAAGCTGAGGAGTTATAACTAGATGCCATTAGCCGATATACTTAAGCCTCAAGACAACAGCGCTGCAGTTTATTTTCCGATTGCCGCCCGCAGCGATAAAAGCAATGAGTTTGATTGGGAAATAGTGAACCGCTTCTTTGTCGGCGAGTTATTTTCAATTTCTGCAAATGACAAAAAACTCGCGCAGTTTCAACTGCGCTGTAAAGAGCACTTTCTAAATAAAATAAGTGATCCGGCAATGTGGGATGTGGTCGAAAAAATTTATTTCGCTAAGCGCGGTATTAAAAACATTGCTCCAGAAATGCAAATTTTTTGCGGTAGTTGGACTGAAGATGCGAATCCTGCACCAGCTAATCGTATCGTTAATGTACTAATGACCTTACTCGGTACTTTACATTTAAAGCCACCTGTCGATGCGAAGCTAAACTTTATTGAGAAAGAAATTCGATCTGCTTTTCAAGCCGAATTTAAGCCAGAAAAATCCATGGTTAAGGGATCTGCGCCAATACCATATCTGCCACCATTGGCAGAGGTTTTGAGTGCTGATTTACACTACTTGCTTAGCAAGCAGCATTACTTTCTGGCCCACCTTTCGCACCTTTTAAGGTTTTACGTTTTTATTTACACCTGTCAGATAGCGTTGTCGATAAACGGCTGGAAGGATGGTGAGCCACAAAAACTCAAAGATTGTTATTTTATATTGGATAACGAAAAAGCCAGCAAAGAGCGAAGCATGCTGCGCGAGCGCGGTTGGAAGCAGGTTGAGAAAGGCATCGAATCTTTATTTCCGGTGTTGGCAATGAACGAGTCTCTGCAGGACAAGGAGCAGGGGATAGTTCCGCTTTGGGCTTTGTACCCAAACCTTACCGATGATGTTCTAAGCAAGTTGATAGGGTATGCGGTTGACTTCGCAAAAAAAAGAAACCTCAATTTTGAACCTGCAAATATAACATCGTTAGATGAAGCTTTATCAGCATTACTCGACTTATCAAAGCGGCAGTTTTACAAGGGTGAGACACGCGCTGCCGCAGGAAATAAATTTATCGATTTCACCAAGTCAGCGTTATGCAGCAATTTTACCCGCGTTCGGGGCAGTGCGGGTAAGGTCTTTGTAATTGATCAGGAATATTTATTATTGCTCACCAACTTGGCTATTGGCGAGCAAGGTAAATTGCGATTACATGAGTTAATTATTGAATTTCAAAAGCGTGGTGTATTTTTCGACCGAGAAAGCCAAACAGCCTTGGTAGAGTTTTATGAGCGACTGGGTAATGTTGAGCGTTTAAGTGATAGTGGGGATGCAGTGTATGTCAAAGCTACAATATGAAGATTTTTTGGTAGCACGCTTTTGTAATTGGGCGGCGCAAAATCTGCGTACTGGTGAACGTATACATTTTCGCTCTCCGGATGATGCAAATAGCTTACTGCTGTATGAGGCCTTTATCAGGAAGACGCTGGCAGAGCTTAAGATCGTCATTGAGCAAAAAAACAGATATTTGCCGTACTTGCAGATCGGTAGTTATCAAGTTATTCCAGTATTACATGCAGAGCGTGGAATGGGTTTTACCGACAGCTATATTTCAACTCTGCGAGACTTAGTTTCTACATCACAGGGACAGTTGAAAAACAGCATATTGCTGATTATCCACAACTCGTCGCTGGACACACTTAATAATTCATCGCGCAATCTTTGTCTGGCCGAGCATGATGTTTGGAATCCTGCGGTAATCCGTGACGCACTAAAAGATATGATTGAGCCTCACGCTGCAAGTCGAACAATTTCAGAAGCACTATTGGACCATCAGTTTAATTCGATCTTGGCTGATGGCGCTACCATGTTCGGTTTTCGTGACCTTTACGATGCCGTACAAGATGGTCATATCGAATTTAAAGAGCTTAACTTGCTGGACGATCCAGCAATTGGCGGTTGGGATAATGCTACTGCCATTGACAAACGTCTGGCTGAGAATAAAAAACTCAAAGAGCAAATTGAGCATTTAGTAGAGCAGTATCCGTCCGAGCTACATGACAAGTTGAAAGAGCTGGATTTCAGCGAAAAGTTTATAAAAAAACATTTCCCGGATGGCGATCTGACAAGCTGGCGCAGTACTCTGGATTATGGCGAATGCAAAACAGAGCAGCAGAACAACAAAGAAAATCTGTTGGAGTTAGAGAGTGAAAGCGTCGATTTCGGCCACAAATTTTATCCCGGCTCAAAAGCTGATAGCGGCGCAGGTGCCAGAGAGCGTTACTTTATAATTGAAATTTTTGACGATGAGCCGCAA contains:
- the dptF gene encoding DNA phosphorothioation-dependent restriction protein DptF, with product MRFVDALSVLSKASPYAVSTENKYPDPNNLLDKVKMDLYVTMPIEQKVKEVISLLNEQPRQVFFLCGSSGDGKSELLVNTIDEAEDHVRFHLDATHSFDPHENAVQTLDKLFDEFEQGELSLVVGINVGMLGNYEQEGRNALFKSAIKAYQHNKTGVAGFTFVSFEDYPKFQITPNGFQADFARKIMARITSPDSLLFKIYQQECANQPDAKSQRIVINYRLLCLPEVQDVIVELLFKARLVRDQFLTARGLLDFVYQLLTGASYLFDNLFSGGDNELADKLVEFDPALLRTKAIDRFLMGADLKLENKQFDAFCIEVAEKYDLPNLSNPKSYIRLFYLLKSREFEANFSLQFQRDFVQHLLSDYLDVYRAHVFYEDTPTCREKLKAFYNKKLISALRLYINRNAPQLSNKQFLVAQLDNYKIAAQLDIKPDIAAIKANKAVKPNTFFAHLKVGKELLAVEVNINLFELLDRINAGYRPSKNDRSAVILLNEVAGKIALIARESSELLISSESAQYKFSLDDDYIEAEEL
- the dptG gene encoding DNA phosphorothioation-dependent restriction protein DptG, whose amino-acid sequence is MPLADILKPQDNSAAVYFPIAARSDKSNEFDWEIVNRFFVGELFSISANDKKLAQFQLRCKEHFLNKISDPAMWDVVEKIYFAKRGIKNIAPEMQIFCGSWTEDANPAPANRIVNVLMTLLGTLHLKPPVDAKLNFIEKEIRSAFQAEFKPEKSMVKGSAPIPYLPPLAEVLSADLHYLLSKQHYFLAHLSHLLRFYVFIYTCQIALSINGWKDGEPQKLKDCYFILDNEKASKERSMLRERGWKQVEKGIESLFPVLAMNESLQDKEQGIVPLWALYPNLTDDVLSKLIGYAVDFAKKRNLNFEPANITSLDEALSALLDLSKRQFYKGETRAAAGNKFIDFTKSALCSNFTRVRGSAGKVFVIDQEYLLLLTNLAIGEQGKLRLHELIIEFQKRGVFFDRESQTALVEFYERLGNVERLSDSGDAVYVKATI